A stretch of Gopherus evgoodei ecotype Sinaloan lineage chromosome 12, rGopEvg1_v1.p, whole genome shotgun sequence DNA encodes these proteins:
- the LOC115660498 gene encoding ferritin heavy chain A-like translates to MESQVCQNFHAECDAAVNSMINLELYASYVYLSMSYYFDRDDVALRHMAQFLKEQSHEEREHAEKFLKYQNKRGGRIVLQAIKKPERDEWGNSLEALQCALQLEKTLNQALLDLHKLAMEKNDPHLCDFLESEYLEEQVKAIKQLGDHVTNLKRLGVPQNGMGEYLFDKLTLGKSS, encoded by the exons ATGGAATCCCAGGTGTGCCAGAACTTCCATGCTGAGTGTGATGCTGCTGTGAACAGCATGATAAACTTGGAGCTGTATGCCAGCTATGTCTACTTGTCTATG TCCTACTACTTCGACCGTGATGATGTGGCCCTCAGACACATGGCCCAGTTTCTGAAGGAGCAGTCCCATGAGGAACGGGAGCATGCAGAGAAGTTTCTGAAATACCAGAACAAGCGAGGGGGACGCATTGTCCTGCAGGCCATCAAG AAGCCAGAGCGGGATGAATGGGGGAACAGCCTGGAGGCCCTGCAGTGTGCCCTGCAGCTGGAGAAGACTCTGAACCAGGCACTGCTGGACCTACACAAGTTGGCTATGGAGAAGAATGATCCCCAT TTATGTGACTTCTTGGAGTCTGAGTATCTGGAGGAGCAGGTGAAGGCCATCAAGCAGCTGGGAGACCATGTCACCAACCTGAAGCGGCTGGGAGTGCCCCAGAACGGCATGGGAGAGTACCTGTTCGACAAGCTCACCCTGGGGAAGAGCAGCTGA
- the LOC115660361 gene encoding ferritin heavy chain A encodes MESQVRQNFHADCEAAVNCMVNMELYASYVYLSMSYYFDRDDVALRHVAKFLKEQSHEEREHAEKFLTYQNKRGGRVVLQDIQKPEQDEWGNSLEALQCALQLEKTINQALLDLHKLATEKNDPHLCDFLESNYLEEQVKAIKQLGDHVTNLKRLGVPQNGMGEYLFDKHTLGESS; translated from the exons ATGGAGTCCCAGGTGCGTCAGAACTTCCATGCTGACTGTGAGGCTGCTGTGAACTGCATGGTGAATATGGAGCTGTATGCTAGTTATGTCTACCTGTCTATG TCCTACTACTTTGATCGTGATGATGTAGCCCTCAGACATGTAGCAAAGTTCCTCAAGGAGCAGTCCCATGAGGAGAGGGAGCATGCAGAAAAGTTCCTGACCTACCAGAACAAGCGAGGGGGGCGTGTTGTCCTGCAGGATATCCAG AAACCAGAGCAGGATGAGTGGGGAAACAGCCTGGAGGCCCTGCAATGTGCCCTGCAGCTGGAGAAGACTATAAACCAGGCTCTTCTGGACCTGCACAAGCTGGCTACTGAGAAGAATGACCCCCAT CTCTGTGACTTCCTGGAGTCTAACTACCTAGAGGAGCAGGTGAAGGCCATCAAGCAGCTGGGAGACCATGTCACCAACCTGAAGCGCCTGGGAGTGCCCCAGAATGGCATGGGAGAGTACCTGTTTGACAAGCACACCCTGGGGGAGAGCAGCTGA